The window GTACCGTCTCTCCGGACCCGAGGAACGCGATCGAGGAATCGGTCTCGTTGACCGCCGTCAACGCGCCACCACCTTTCGCCGTCCCGTCGAGTTTCGTGATGACGACGCCGTCAATGCCGATGGATTCGTCGAACTGCTGGGCTTGATCTTTCGCGCCCTGTCCGATCGCTGCGTCCAGCACGAGCAGGTTGCGGTCGGGGTTGACTTCCGCCTCGATCTCCTCGATTTCGGCGATGAGGTCGTCTTCGAGCGCGTGCCGACCGGCAGTGTCCACGATGTGGATGTCGGCATCAGCGGTCTCCTTCAATCCTTGGCGGGCGATATCGATCGGGTCGTCGTTGTCGGGATTACCGTAGAAGTCCACCTCGGCGCGGGCGCACATCTCCTTCGCCTGATCGTATGCACCGGGTCGAAAGGTGTCGGTCTGGATGACCGCAGGGCGAAGGCCCTTCTTCGAGAACCACCACGCCATCTTGGCGGACGTGGTCGTTTTACCGGATCCCTGGAGCCCGGCGAGGAGAATAGTCTGGTTTTCGAGCGGGATGTCCGTACTTTCGCCGACGAGGCCGACGAGTTCCTCGTAGACGATACTGAGCACGTGGTCACGGGCCGTCGTCCCACCGGGCGGTTCTTCCTCCAACGATCGAGTTTTGATAGAGTCGGAAAGCTCCATCACGAGGCTCACATCGACGTCAGCCTGCAGGAGCGAGCGCTGAATCTCTTTGACGATTTCCTCGATATCGTCCTCGCTAACGCGGGTTTTCCCACTCAACTTGTCGAGGGAACCGCGGAGAGAACTACCGAGATTGTCGAGCACCATCGTTAGAGAGTGTTTGGCTTTCCGGCGGTTTAAATGCTTTTTCTAGTTGATTTGCGGTCGATCAGGGTCGTCAGCCAGTTTCAGGCAGATAGAGATAAATAACACTACAGAATCATTTCAACCATGTCGGGGCAGCAGAGAGTCGAGACAGTCGATGAGACGAAGCGGATAGAGGAGCAGGTGGACCTTCAGTGGGAGTGTGACGACTGTGGAGAAGTCCATCGGAAGAACAACCCCCCTGCAACAACTGCAATTCGATGTCGTTGTCGGCAGTTGAACCCGAAAAGGGCGAAGAAGAGTTCAGCGAAGCCTCGAAATTCGGCTCCCGATGGTGGTACTACATCGCGGCGTATCCGATAGCGGGGTTGTTTTTGATGGTTGTCGCATCCACGATGTCGCCGTTCATTCCGGACGCGGTTGCGCCAGTCACGAAAGCACTAGCCGCCATCACCGGTATCGTCTATCTATTCGGCTTTCCAGTGCTCGGCATCGCCCTGTTTCTTGATGCTCGGGGGATTCGGGCGAGTCCGGTCGAATGGTCGCCGAATCCATACCTTTACGGTGGGACGGCACTCGTCCTTCTCGGAGTGATTGGTAGCAATGGCCCTGAAAAGCAGTCACTTGCAACGAAGTTCGCTGGCGAGACGGTAACGATGGTACTCCCGTTCGTCGCCATCGCGCTCTGTCTGTACTACCTCTACCGGCGTCATCAGTCTCTAGGTAAACCATAGACTGGAAAGTGGATACCCCACTTCAATCGTCGGAAGAAGCCTGCCCGAACTGTTGTGGCGGCAACCGAAGTTCGTCCAAACCGGGCAGATGTTTGACGTTGTAGACGACTTGCATATCGTCAGTCGCCGGTTCGCAGATGCAGGACAGGCGGAACCCACGGTCGGTCATCTCCGAGGAGAGAACGTGGTTCGAGAACATCTCCGTCTCCCCCGCCACGACTGCGACCGCACAGTTCGCACAGGCACCACCGCGACAGGCGAACGGCCAGTCGAAACCACGGTTCTCGGCGGCTTCGAGAAGCGATTCCTGCGGTTCGACCGGGAACTGACCATAATCCTCCGAATCGAGTCCGGCTGCGGCGGCTTTCCGGAATAGATTTTGGTCGTCGATTTCCCAGCCGTAATCGTCGAGAACCTCGTAGTTGAGATACTCGACCTGCGGATATTTTGGCGTCTGTACTTCTTCGACTTTCTCCCATTCCCCCTCGTACTCCTCGGTTCCGTATCCGGCCTGAATCCGTTCGTATGCCGCTTTGACTCGCTGAAACTCCCGGGCAGAGCCACCCACGTCTGGGTGGGCCTCTTTCACTCGCTGTCTGTATGCCGCAACGATTTCCTCGTCGTCCGCATCCGCATCGATCCCTAAAACATCGAACGGGGAGTTCACATGTAGTGATAGGAAATCAGAGGCATAAATCCTCTCCCCAACCCCGGAAGAGGGGAGGATAACCGCAAGCCACGGAACCAATCTTGAAGCCCTCTCGCGGCGAACGATTACGTATGCGACTGTTCGTGAGTATCGACCTACCGGATGCCCTCGCAGAGGGTGTTGCAGGCGTCCAAGAGCGGTTCAGCGAGGCTGACGGACTATCGTTTACCGACCCACGACAGGCCCATGTGACGCTGAAATTCCTCGGTGACGTGGATTCGGACCGCGTTTCGGCCATCGAGGACGCCCTCGAACTGACGGTCGAATCGGACATCGATTTCGGCCCGTTCGACGCGAACATCCGGGGGCTGGGCGTCTTCCCGAGTCTCGAATATATTCGCGTGGTGTGGTTGGGTGTCGACGAGGGTGAAACGGAGATGGACCTGCTCCACGATGCCGTGGAGTCTCGTCTCTACGATCTCGAGTTCGAACCGGAGGAAAACGAGTTCATTCCACACATCACCATCGCCAGAATGCAGCACGCAGGCGGGAAGGAACTCGTTCAGCGGAACGTAGGAGAACTCGACCCGGAAGTCGGGACGATGGAAGTCGAGGAGATTCGGCTGACGAAAAGCGAGTTGACGAGCGACGGGCCGGAGTACTCGACCGTTTCGGCGTTCCGGCTCTAACCCCGTTTGAAAGGAACAAGATTTTATGCGACGGCGGAAAAGTGGCAACCACTATGGGCAAGAAGTCGAAGGCCAAAAAGAAGCGGCTTTCCAAGTTGGAACGGCAGAACAGCCGCGTCCCTGCGTGGGTCATCATGAAGACCGACCGAGACGTGATGCGAAACCCAAAACGTCGCAGCTGGCGGCGTAGCGACACTGACGAATAATGAGCGCAAGTGATTTCGAGGAGCGAGTCATTACGGTTCCGCTCCGAGACGTAAAAGCAGAGCCGAAGCAGAAACGCGCCGGTAAGGCGATGAAAGTGGTGCGCGAACACCTCGCCAAACATTTCAAGGTTGACGAGGAAGACGTGCGTCTCGACCCCTCCATCAACGAAGCAATCTGGTCGCGCGGCCGAAAAAAGCCGCCGCGAAAGATCCGCGTTCACGCGGCACGCTTCGACGAAGAGGGCGAAGCAGTCGTCGAGGCGGAGTACGAAGAGTAGACCGGTGCTCCGTACCGCGTTTAATGGGTCGTCGTACGTTGGTGTGTTCGCGCATGCGACTGACGAGCATCTACTGATTCGGCCCGATTTGGACGACGAACTGGTCGAATCGCTCACCACGGAGTTAGGAGTCGAGCCGGTCCGGACGAATCTGGGTGGATCATCGACCGTCGGTGCACTAGTTTCGGGCAACGAGAACGGGTTGCTCGTGAGCAGTCGAATGACCGACCACGAACGTGAATCGGTCGAAGACGCCATCGATGTCCCTATCACAGAACTGCCGGGACGCATCAACGCCGCCGGAAACGTCGTTCTCGCGAACGACACCGGTGCGTACGTTCACCCGGACCTCCCGCACGAGGCGGTACAGGCCGTCTCGGATGGACTCGGCGTCCCAGTCGAGCGCGGCATGATCGCTGGTGTGAGAACGGTCGGAACTGCCGCGGTGGCGACGAACAGAGGCGTTCTCTGCCACCCGAAAGCAACCGACGACGAACTCGACACCGTCGAAGACGTGCTGGGCGTTCCGGCCGACATCGGTACCATCAACTACGGTGGGCCGCTCGTTGGGTCGGGACTCCTCGCGAACGCCAACGGCTACGTCGTTGGGCAGGATACGACCGGGCCGGAGCTCGGACGTATCGAGGACGCACTGGGATATATCGACTGATTTTCACCCATCGGAACCGATATCGTTGCCGAGTTTCATTATCGCAGCTCTATCGCCACACGATTTTCCCACGTGGGCGTTGATATCAATAGTCGCCCGAGCGACAGCGATGAT of the Haladaptatus caseinilyticus genome contains:
- a CDS encoding signal recognition particle protein Srp54 — translated: MVLDNLGSSLRGSLDKLSGKTRVSEDDIEEIVKEIQRSLLQADVDVSLVMELSDSIKTRSLEEEPPGGTTARDHVLSIVYEELVGLVGESTDIPLENQTILLAGLQGSGKTTTSAKMAWWFSKKGLRPAVIQTDTFRPGAYDQAKEMCARAEVDFYGNPDNDDPIDIARQGLKETADADIHIVDTAGRHALEDDLIAEIEEIEAEVNPDRNLLVLDAAIGQGAKDQAQQFDESIGIDGVVITKLDGTAKGGGALTAVNETDSSIAFLGSGETVQDVERFEPNSFISRLLGMGDLGQLTERVQRAMEETQEEEEDWDPEDMLKGQFTLKDMRHQMNAMNKMGPLEQVMDMIPGFGGGIMDELPDDAMDVTKDRMRSFEVIMDSMTENELENPRSIGASQIRRISRGSGKDEERIRELLQQHKMMSQTLKQFQGMGQGGDMERMMKKMQGGGGGGGFGPFG
- the fer gene encoding ferredoxin Fer, whose translation is MNSPFDVLGIDADADDEEIVAAYRQRVKEAHPDVGGSAREFQRVKAAYERIQAGYGTEEYEGEWEKVEEVQTPKYPQVEYLNYEVLDDYGWEIDDQNLFRKAAAAGLDSEDYGQFPVEPQESLLEAAENRGFDWPFACRGGACANCAVAVVAGETEMFSNHVLSSEMTDRGFRLSCICEPATDDMQVVYNVKHLPGLDELRLPPQQFGQASSDD
- the thpR gene encoding RNA 2',3'-cyclic phosphodiesterase, whose translation is MRLFVSIDLPDALAEGVAGVQERFSEADGLSFTDPRQAHVTLKFLGDVDSDRVSAIEDALELTVESDIDFGPFDANIRGLGVFPSLEYIRVVWLGVDEGETEMDLLHDAVESRLYDLEFEPEENEFIPHITIARMQHAGGKELVQRNVGELDPEVGTMEVEEIRLTKSELTSDGPEYSTVSAFRL
- a CDS encoding 50S ribosomal protein L39e, whose protein sequence is MGKKSKAKKKRLSKLERQNSRVPAWVIMKTDRDVMRNPKRRSWRRSDTDE
- a CDS encoding 50S ribosomal protein L31e is translated as MSASDFEERVITVPLRDVKAEPKQKRAGKAMKVVREHLAKHFKVDEEDVRLDPSINEAIWSRGRKKPPRKIRVHAARFDEEGEAVVEAEYEE
- a CDS encoding translation initiation factor IF-6; translated protein: MLRTAFNGSSYVGVFAHATDEHLLIRPDLDDELVESLTTELGVEPVRTNLGGSSTVGALVSGNENGLLVSSRMTDHERESVEDAIDVPITELPGRINAAGNVVLANDTGAYVHPDLPHEAVQAVSDGLGVPVERGMIAGVRTVGTAAVATNRGVLCHPKATDDELDTVEDVLGVPADIGTINYGGPLVGSGLLANANGYVVGQDTTGPELGRIEDALGYID